The Desulfovibrio psychrotolerans nucleotide sequence TCGCCGTTGCGCTCCACCAGCACCACCGCCCCGTGCTCGCGGGCAATAACGCACCGGGCAGTGTGCCCGCCCGCATTCACGGTAACATCTGCAAGCAGCAGCTCATCCGTCTGCGCAATGCCCACGCTCACACGCTTTTCCTCAAGCATGCGTTTACCCGCCGCAATCTGCTCCGGGGTAAGATCGCGCAGCACCTCCAGCACCAATGCCGGATTCCCGCCTGCGGCACCCACGGCAGCGGCAATATCCAGCCCGGTCATGCCCGTGCCGGGCACCCCCACCCCCATGCCGTTCTTCAGCAGGTTGCCGCTCACCAGTACCTGTACGGCATCCGGCTGCCCTTCCAACCGGCGGGCGGCGTGCGCGGCGGCAAGGGCCACGGTCACAGGCTCGGTGCAGCCAAGGGCGGGCACCACCTCGCGCCGCAGCAGGGCTATGTACTCATTCCATTGGGGCTTCATCATGCGTATCCATTCTCCATGGCGGGCAGCTTGGCTCAGCGTTCCGCCACCGCTTCCACTTCCACCAGCGCATCCTTGGGCAGCCGGGCCACCTCAACGCAACTGCGTGCCGGGAAGGGTTCTGCAAAATAGGCGGTGTACACGGCGTTCACGGCGGCAAAATTATTCATGTCGCTCAAAAACACGGTGGTTTTGACCACGCGCCCCATGGATGTTCCGGCCTCTTCCAGCACGGCCTTCAGGTTCTCCAGCGCAAGGCGGGCCTGCTCCTCCACGGTTCCGGGCATCTGCCCCGTGGCGGGGTCTATCCCCAACTGGCCGGAGGTAAACACCAACCCGGTGCTGATCATTCCCTGCGAATACGGGCCTATGGCGGCCGGAGCCTTATCCGTGCGTACGGGTGCAGACATGAAAACCTCCCACTTGTGCAGTTCGCCGGGCAGGCCGATTCCTGCCGTAAGCCGTTCTTCTAGTGCGAAACAGGCAATGCGGCAATCACAAAACGCTGCACGCAAAAAACCGCTTTCCCCCCTCCCCATTGTCTCCGGTATCGTATATGGTATGTCTCAAAATCCGGAGGTACCTGATGAGCTTCAAACTGACAGACAGCGTAACATGGGTCGGCAAGATAGACTGGGAACTGCAAAAATTCCATGGCGAAGAGTATTCCACATTCCGGGGCTCCTCCTACAACTCGTATTTGGTGCGCGATGAA carries:
- a CDS encoding RidA family protein, yielding MSAPVRTDKAPAAIGPYSQGMISTGLVFTSGQLGIDPATGQMPGTVEEQARLALENLKAVLEEAGTSMGRVVKTTVFLSDMNNFAAVNAVYTAYFAEPFPARSCVEVARLPKDALVEVEAVAER